Proteins encoded within one genomic window of Methanobrevibacter arboriphilus JCM 13429 = DSM 1125:
- a CDS encoding helix-turn-helix domain-containing protein: MVREKIGFKEDQTSIKKLDLIFYNNAYFKKVIKRAYFIKYRSKGYSIAEASKKAGVSRGTGYIWQKIWNNSNTENFNVLFDVGNFGGPKPNLSYDDLKILKDLISHNMSVKDVKKLIKDEFDVDFCEKHVRTYIMKKLKYIE; this comes from the coding sequence ATGGTTAGAGAAAAAATTGGATTTAAAGAAGATCAGACTTCGATTAAAAAGTTGGATTTAATCTTTTATAATAATGCTTATTTTAAAAAAGTTATTAAAAGAGCTTATTTTATAAAATATAGGTCTAAAGGATATTCAATTGCTGAAGCATCAAAAAAAGCAGGAGTTTCTAGAGGAACTGGTTATATTTGGCAAAAAATATGGAATAACTCTAATACTGAAAATTTTAATGTTTTATTTGATGTTGGTAACTTTGGTGGCCCCAAACCTAATCTTTCTTATGATGATTTAAAGATATTGAAAGATTTAATATCTCATAATATGTCTGTTAAAGATGTTAAAAAATTAATAAAGGATGAATTTGATGTGGATTTTTGTGAAAAGCATGTTAGAACTTATATTATGAAAAAATTAAAATACATTGAATAA
- a CDS encoding tyrosine-type recombinase/integrase — MISNDIKLKQMFLRKNLSESREHHYIKTLTEVYEITGKTPSELIVEAKEEEQPYLVNNVPRIRDIDDRKITSYLYNYYESLLKKNIIDSTINYKLGCLRAFYREYNITLPRPIEINIPPKIIREGDIPNLEDIRLAVDNTSVRNKAILLLMASSGVRSSDMRNFKVSDFTNATIDYHNGDSIEDLLDGNYKNVIPCWDFIPIKTKKTNNICMTFNTPEATEYIIKYLKTRDNIKENEPLFLSQYKKALTQHGVIWLFSEINDRWFYRNDEGKRFFHAHALRKFFISTVKHYTSDYKKSKVLSGHAVTRLEIAYEEIRKSVMKEFYCQLIPHLSTNKTKINDIKSKEYLDLEDELSYEKLKYDKLRNVLSEQGINENKIEDILNKVS, encoded by the coding sequence ATGATTTCGAATGATATTAAACTTAAGCAGATGTTTCTTAGAAAGAACTTATCTGAATCTAGGGAGCATCATTATATAAAGACTTTAACTGAAGTGTATGAGATTACGGGTAAAACTCCATCTGAACTTATTGTTGAAGCTAAAGAAGAAGAACAACCATACTTAGTTAATAATGTGCCTCGTATTAGGGATATTGATGATAGGAAAATTACTTCTTATCTTTATAATTATTATGAATCTTTATTGAAGAAGAATATTATTGATTCTACTATTAATTATAAATTGGGTTGTCTGAGAGCTTTTTATCGTGAATATAATATAACTTTGCCTCGTCCGATTGAGATTAATATTCCTCCTAAGATTATTAGGGAAGGAGATATACCTAATCTAGAAGATATTAGGTTGGCTGTTGATAATACTTCAGTAAGGAATAAAGCCATACTATTACTAATGGCTTCATCAGGAGTAAGAAGTAGCGATATGAGAAACTTTAAAGTGTCTGATTTTACTAATGCTACTATTGACTATCATAACGGAGATAGTATAGAGGATTTACTAGATGGAAATTATAAGAATGTTATTCCTTGTTGGGATTTTATACCCATTAAAACTAAAAAAACTAATAATATCTGCATGACATTCAACACACCAGAAGCAACCGAATACATAATAAAATACCTAAAAACCAGAGATAATATAAAAGAAAATGAACCTTTATTCCTGTCTCAGTATAAAAAAGCTTTAACTCAACATGGTGTAATTTGGCTATTCAGCGAAATTAATGATAGATGGTTCTACCGTAATGATGAAGGTAAAAGATTTTTCCATGCGCATGCATTGAGGAAATTCTTTATTTCAACAGTAAAACATTATACTAGTGATTATAAAAAATCTAAAGTTTTATCAGGTCATGCTGTTACAAGATTAGAAATAGCATATGAAGAAATAAGAAAAAGCGTAATGAAAGAATTTTATTGTCAGTTAATACCTCATTTAAGTACTAATAAGACTAAAATAAATGATATTAAGTCTAAAGAATACTTAGATTTAGAAGATGAGTTAAGCTATGAAAAATTAAAATATGATAAGTTGAGAAATGTATTAAGTGAGCAAGGAATTAATGAAAATAAGATAGAGGATATATTAAATAAAGTTAGCTAA
- a CDS encoding Card1-like endonuclease domain-containing protein, with amino-acid sequence MEKLKERGCIEITQTENGKLIDDFIIEEEVSKKFFTFLVENNLNRYLFGLILRTKSMNIDNIPFFYKYLNKDTLKNKIKESCIKKIECFNCNHLLFREHIDDIGFDEEDITCPKCGAIIEFNFDTLKDDFDINRNDLIKFLEKLENIGVFKKDLKFYCNKCKNTQEYSENKDLICKCGHQREIKYYYSSNYEFLNNEGHWFEWYVYTICEDIYESVEHNIHIRHEKDGKKVENELDVVCFENETLIAFECKDYLSKIKTDDLSSIPQFSHLIDDIYVVSSTTKIKNNERDIINELSNKEIKYIEGTILEQKFFSPKNVISLINEKEYIKATNIYTKLSKENKKSLVDTIFSEIKNNENIDFFNSLILIIEREKHINSIFKNTRPKLDSVIQFAIDNLKNNKNVGVSYIFFGNLFRYYSKECIIKEERLNILINCGTNHLNPRSFSNYNNRRPFFRLITNLFKEEFNTDLLTYETSKKFLLKLIPMLDVYYSTNSRADVLNIFKKLWNCVDENIENNLISKTFSVYNKSNLGTKNVINNFLTDSEISFSEENKEKIEDFFN; translated from the coding sequence ATGGAAAAATTAAAGGAAAGGGGATGTATAGAAATAACTCAGACAGAAAATGGAAAACTTATAGATGATTTTATTATAGAAGAGGAGGTAAGCAAAAAATTTTTCACTTTTTTAGTTGAAAATAACCTTAATAGATATTTATTTGGACTTATATTGAGAACAAAATCAATGAATATTGATAATATTCCTTTTTTCTATAAATATTTAAACAAAGATACTCTTAAAAACAAAATAAAGGAAAGTTGTATTAAAAAAATAGAGTGTTTTAATTGTAATCATTTACTTTTTAGAGAACATATCGATGATATTGGATTTGATGAAGAGGACATCACTTGTCCAAAATGTGGAGCTATCATTGAATTTAATTTCGATACTTTGAAAGATGATTTTGATATAAATAGAAATGACCTTATAAAATTCCTAGAAAAATTAGAAAATATAGGGGTTTTCAAAAAAGATTTAAAATTTTATTGTAATAAATGCAAAAATACTCAAGAATATTCTGAAAACAAAGATTTAATCTGCAAATGTGGACATCAACGAGAAATTAAATATTATTACTCATCTAATTATGAATTTTTAAACAATGAGGGACATTGGTTTGAATGGTATGTATATACTATTTGTGAAGATATTTACGAAAGTGTGGAACATAATATCCATATAAGACATGAAAAAGATGGGAAAAAAGTTGAAAACGAGTTAGATGTTGTTTGTTTTGAAAACGAAACATTGATAGCTTTTGAGTGTAAAGATTATCTATCTAAAATTAAAACAGATGATTTATCAAGTATTCCTCAATTTTCTCATCTAATAGATGATATATATGTTGTAAGTTCAACAACAAAGATTAAAAATAATGAAAGAGACATTATTAATGAACTTTCTAATAAAGAAATTAAATATATTGAAGGAACTATTTTAGAACAAAAATTTTTCAGTCCTAAGAATGTTATAAGTCTTATCAATGAAAAAGAGTACATTAAAGCAACAAATATTTATACAAAACTTTCAAAAGAAAATAAAAAATCTTTGGTTGATACTATATTTTCTGAAATTAAAAATAATGAAAATATTGACTTTTTTAATTCACTTATTTTAATAATTGAAAGAGAAAAACATATCAACTCCATTTTTAAAAATACAAGACCAAAATTGGACTCTGTGATACAATTTGCAATTGATAATTTAAAAAATAATAAAAATGTAGGTGTTTCATATATATTCTTTGGTAACTTATTCAGGTATTATTCTAAGGAGTGCATAATAAAAGAAGAAAGGTTGAACATTTTAATCAATTGTGGTACTAATCATCTTAATCCACGTTCATTTAGTAACTATAATAATAGAAGACCATTCTTTAGACTTATTACAAATTTATTTAAAGAAGAATTTAACACTGATTTATTAACCTATGAAACATCAAAAAAATTTTTGCTAAAATTAATTCCCATGTTAGATGTATATTATTCCACTAATTCAAGAGCAGATGTTTTAAATATTTTTAAGAAACTTTGGAATTGTGTCGATGAAAATATAGAAAATAACTTAATATCAAAAACTTTTTCTGTATATAATAAGAGCAATCTTGGAACAAAAAATGTTATTAACAATTTTCTTACAGATAGTGAAATCTCTTTTTCGGAAGAAAATAAAGAAAAAATTGAAGATTTTTTCAATTGA